Part of the Panicum virgatum strain AP13 chromosome 4N, P.virgatum_v5, whole genome shotgun sequence genome is shown below.
ATATTTCTATCTTCgtacatttgtgcgaagcttttctgggcatcgagccccattttgagctctttcgcTTCCTTTTCCATCTCAAGCCCCAGCCAGACTCCTACAAATTATATGTAGTAGGTGGTGCAGACCTTCAGCTTAGGCAAGGGAGGGAAAAAGTGTATATCCTTTATAAGCTTAGTAACAAAGTAATCAACTGGAAACCCAAGTGGCTGTACATAGAAAACCAATGGGAAACCCTACCAGTGATTACCCCAGGTCCTATAGTTCAGAGGCCTGAATGGAATAAGAAGCCAGTTGACGACAGTCATATCCTCGAGATACTCGTCAGGATTGCCATCCTAAGGCAAAAACATATATCTAGAGATGTTGTTGTATTCAATTGGATGAAGAGAAGGATCCAACCGCTACAGGCCCGAGAGACGTTCGGGTTTGAGTATCAAGGAATAAGTGACTCATCGAGATACTCAGAGAAAGATATCTCGAATATAGAAGTCTTCAGTCGAGTGCAACAACTGCTTAAAAATGTAAAGCATGTGTCTCTTGTTCTGATGCTTTTTCTGCAGCGAACCCTCCAAGGAAGGTATGAGTTAAAGTAGTCGATTTATGCTTATCAAGTACTTTTGTCTTTAGCAAAATTCCAATATAATTTGCTTTTGTGCATGAGGATATGGAGCTGTATAAGAGCAATCCTTCGTTGCCAGGCACTAATCGTCCTTCCCAACTTTTCCCCAGCGCTCTTATACTGCCAGCCCGATCCAAGAAGAATCTTGTCTTATGGAAAATTTGCATAGATAGTTCTAATATCTAAttttggttgtgcagatgatgAGGCGGCCAGAGACAATAGTGATGGCGAACATAGCCCCAGCCCTAGCAATAGTACCCGGGCGGATCATCCGAAGGGTACTCGAACGGTGGCGCGAAAGCGTCATGGCTTTGCTCAAACTACTAGTAACAGGTATTTGTTAAGCTTGTCGCAATCAAGTACTTTGTTGAAGTGTTTCGACTTGCTTTCCCTTAACCAGTAATTTTTTCccaagtccggcggctaagatgccacggacaacagcatctggggatgatgctgtggtgggaAAGAAtgtcccttccaccacagtggactCATCAAAGGGGACTGGGACTACTCTGCCACAGAAATCTACACCGGCAAGTAGTTCCAGTGTCAGTGACGCCGGGAACACTGGGAGCAGTGCTCTGATCAGCAAGCCGCCCCCCAAGTTTGGCGTAAGAAAGCTTGCCGTAAAAAgggcatctgcgtaagtttttaTACTTGTTTGCAAAGTTTGATCTTTTGTATTAAGTATATTTTGACTCTGATATGTATTTTCAGAGATACGCTTCTGGAGGCAAGGGAGATGATTGATGCCGCTTTAGCCCCCGAGCCTATAGCGCAGAGGCCCCCGAGTATTCCTGATATGGATGCTCACGAGGCAGAGGAGATGGCGAACTCCATGTTACGGAATTCACCACTCCCAGATGCTGAGAGGAGCGATGAGAAGCTCCCTGAGGAGGAAGATGATAAGCTtccagaggaggaaggaggcgagAAACTTCCGGAGGAGATCCCCACAGGTAAGATTGTAATGCCTCTTCTCcaattttatttttctcttgttTTACTGGTTTTTTCCATCCCAAACTtttcctttagattcccaaaatACAGGGAATACTATGGGAAGAATTGAAGAGATGCCACATACAGAGGCGGCTATTGTGGTAGAAGCGAGTACTTCCCTCATTTCACCGGGAAGCACTCTACCACAGGAAGAGAAACTAAAGCTTTCTCGCAAGTTGTTGacagtaagtagtcgaataattCGAGTACTTGCGTATTTCTTAGATCGAATAGTAgatactgatctttttgtttttacTCTTTTGGCAGGAGGTGTTAGAGCAGGGGAGCAGCCAGCCCCGGGACGACTCAGAGCTGATCGCTCTGAGAGAGCAAGTGAAGAAGCTCTCGTCTGAGAAAGCTGCTCtctaggaaaaaaaataaaaaactctcCAAAGCCAAGAGAGCTTAGTCTCTGCTTTTGTATTGCATTCGACTAGTTTGATTCGTCTGGTATTTATAAGTCTTTcttttaatcgagtacacagcattctcaaaatcattaaagattgaggaaagcttgaaactggatctaaagattcttatgtactgaAATGCAGATGAGATCGAgcagctcaagaagatcaaggcggATTCTGACCAGGAGATGGCAACAGCTCTCCAACAGCTCAAGGACTTGTCAGAATCCCGGGACTTGATGCAGCGGGAGCTTGTGGAGCTAAGGGAGCTGAAAGATGCTGCTCAAGATATGGCGGACATTGTGGAGATCCCAGAGGGGAACAAAGATGAGCCCCTGAATGCTTCGGAAAGTCATGGATATTTGAGAGATatgtctccacaaccacccgaTAGTACGTAGGACACgtactcgggttggtgaagTCCTATTGGCCACGTACTCCACTTGATTCGCTTGGGGAGGGTGCAAAGGCTGATTACAACGATGATCAATTTGGTCAGTACCTAGAAGAAACCTCCACCATAGGGGATAGGATAGTGGAGACTTTAAACAAGTCCTGATCTCCTTGTGTCTTTGTAAGATGACTGGCTGCTGGAGCCTCAAGTACTCGTATgtacaaatatttaaatttgtGTTTTATTGAGTACTTGTTTATTTTGAAAGGGTTGTAAGATCATCTGATCTGTCGAGTAGTAACACTTATGAAGTATCATAGATAGATCTTCATAAGTTCTGGTGGCATCGCACCTACTCGATCTTGATGAAAGATACATGGTGTTGTATCCATGGATATTTGCCTTAAGAGGCGGAGTATACTCGAGTTGGGTCGAGTAGTTTAGTTCTATTCAGAACTTTAGTGATGaacggttaggattgaatccaataggattaaccaagtgggaaaagcactttTTTGAAAGGGGAGTTAGGCTGTAGCCTATTATGGATTTCCTTTGGAATGGAATGTTTGGTTTAGAGCTATGCTCTTATGAGTTTGGTTATCCAAGCAAACAGGAGACTCTCGTCAACTACTCAGGGTACCAAGAGAAAACAGAACACCCTATGAACTTGGTGGCACAAGCAAGCGGAAAAGACTCCCTTCAAATACTCGAGGCAGCAAGTCCTCAGTGTAACACCCTCGGTGGTCCAAGCAAGCGGGAGACTCGCATCGAGTACATGGAGAACCAGGAGCTTAGGTAGTATCTTGGTTACATAGGTAAACAGGagactctcgacaactactcggGGTACCAAGAGAAAACGGAACACCCTATGAACTTGATGTCTTGAGCAAGCGGAAAATTCCCGTCACTTCTCGAGGCAACAAGCCCTTAGTGTAACACCCTCGGTGGTCCAAGCAAGCGGGAGACTCGTGTCGACCACTTGGAGTACCATGCACTTAATTTTTGTTATGCTCCTTGAATTTGGGGTAATTTTCAaagttgaccggttaggatagACGTCGTAAGGTCACCCAAGTGGAAAAAACTTTGAAAATATCCCGAAACCTACTCGATGTAGCGAGTAAGTTGTCTTCCTTTGAAGATTGGAATAATCTTTAGAGTTGACAGGTTAGGACTAACCCCGTCAGGTTGCCCAAGTTGGAAGAACTCTAGAGATATCCATGGCCTACTCGAGCCGACGAGTAGGGTGCCCTTCCCAAGaactggagtaatttctaagatagacctGCTatgatgaaccccgtcgggttaaccAAGATGGAactattttagaaatatccaaaacctactcgagcccgcgagtagggtgtcctacacaaggactggagtaatttccaAGATAGACCTGTTAgggtgaaccccgtcgggttacccaagatggaaccATTTgagaaatatccaaaacctactcgagccagcgagtagggtgtcctataTAAGGACTAGAGTAATTTCCAAgatagacctgttaggatgaatccCATCGGGTTAACCAAGATGGAACTATTTTAGAAATAtgcaaaacctactcgagccagtgagtagggtgtcctatataaggactggagtaatttccaagatagacctgttaggatgaaccccgtcgggttaaccAAGAAGGAACcattttagaaatatccaaaacctactcgagccagcgagtagggtgtcctacacaaggactggagtaatttccaAGAtggacctgttaggatgaatcccgtcgagttacccaagatggaacctttttagaaatatccaaaacctactcgaaccagcgagtagggtgtcctataTAAGGACTTGAGTAATTTCCAAgatagacctgttaggatgaaccccgtcgagttacccaagatggaaccATTTTAGAAATACTCCTAAGGTAAACCATAGCTTTGATGGACTACTCGATTGCTCTGTGTCGAACAAGGCTCGTGGAGTAGTGTAAGGGGCAAGGTATTAGTCACATAAGAGAGAGCAAAGTAGTCGATTTGCAAGGAAATCAACTTTATTAATAATTGTTGTAATTACAAgaattgtaaaatgacagactctgactcttgaGACCTACCCCATGCTTATAGGCAATGGTTTACAAAACTGAATAAAAAATATTCAGGGGTAACTCTAGTCACCATTGTAGTCGACTAGATTTTGGGTACGGTTTCCTTCACCAAAGGTGCTCCAAGAGCTTCACGGAGTGAGTTGCACTcaaagatcgtgtgagagctctttgggtgcatgAAACACTTGTGTAAGAGCGTTTTGTTAATCTTTTTACCTCCaagagatgtttctccatgatGTTGGGTGCGGGGCTAACCCTGAGGGAGGGTACTTGCCGGCTTGCGTTTCTTGAAGGACGCAGAGGCGTGTGCTGGGATGCGATAGTTGGAAAAAGGGTTGTAAGCCTCTATTTCCTCACGCTCCTTTTTCCTTGAGATGATCACATTGCGTGCATCACGCCTAATGTTAATCACATTGTGGAGATCGCTGTTTGAGTAGTCATAGTTGTCACCCTGTTGGTCTTGAAGACGGTTGACAACACGTTGGTGCCTGAATGCCCTCTTCTGATTGAGCAGGCGACGATGCTCGTAGAAGCCATCCACCACAGGCCCTTCCTCGACTTGGACAGTTACTGTGATGGCTGGAGGAGCTGTAGGCGGGTCTTGCTTGATGGAAGCCTTGACTTCTGTGACTGCaagaggagtagtttccatgttgtcggagagGTAATCGTCATAGTCATCAGAATTGCAGTCGTCAAGGTTGAGACACTCCATCGAATTATCCTCTGATTTGTGGAGTTCAGatatgcgaaccatgaggatttcacggtaGAGGTCCTTGACCTCTTGGTCTTGTTTACTCCCTGACGGATCTATTGGGGGTACCTTCCTGGAAGGGGAGATCTGCTGGCTGTGGGCCAGGAGCCTTGAGAAGTTGAGGGCGTATCTCCTCCAGGTGCACTGTCCATCCTTGTGGTGTTGCGTATATGACCAAGTTGTGCaaggagtcctgatcggacttggaatTCTTAGTCGAGTTGGATTCGACTTCCCTGCTGTACTGGATTAAGTCATCTAGTTCATCCTCCGGGTTGTAAGAGCACTCGAAGTCGGAGTCGGTTAGGCCACCGATTTTGGAATATGTGTGTTTCGGGTGAGCGAGAAgagggatgcccatctctacacggacGACGTTCTCATTCATCCAATGTAACCATGATTGTGTAGGAGTTAATCCTTCTGTCtccttaatccatgatttttcGAAAATCGACTCGCTAGATTTTTCAGGAGCTTTGGATTTTCTCTTTTTAAGCTTGACTAATTCCCAGAGGGCATCTGCCATCTGGGGTGGATGGGCCatggcatccataaacaagtcgACATTGTCTGACCAGTCCTCGAGGTCATCAAATGGTTCGAGATTGTCAAGGCCTTCCATGAACTGATCAAAATCTTGATCGAACAAGGGATCAGAAATATTGGTTGGTTCAGGAGTCCACTTGTGAGCAGTTTTCGGTGAAGGGTTCTGGAGTTTCCCGGAAggagacggtcccatccgaacaagccgggggtttgcctCTTTGGGTTTCCCGCAGATCTCTCCTCCCAAGTTCTGCTTCTTGTTTTGTAGAGTACTTTCGGCCACGTTCATGGAGTCGATGAGCTTAGAATCTACTCAATCGATCCCTGAAAATATGTCGCCCGACCGTTCTTGTGGTGGGTTTAATGTTTCTGAGTTCTGCTGGATTTTTTATGAGCCTAAAGCGGATTCTGCGAGCTTGATGCATCCCTCAATCGATCGTGAGACCCgatctactccatcgagtagttctgaaTTGACGATCTTAGGGCGTTTAATTGATTTGAGATAAGCCACGTATTTTTCGAGCGTTTCGAAAAAGTGAAGATTTTCGGGATTAGAATTTGTGTCGGATTTGGCTAACTCATGGGTTTGAGTTGGAATCGACATGTTTTCCGTGCTATCCGAGTCgagctcgagcagagctcgTTTTCCGTCGAGTTCTACAGCCTTGCAGATTTCGGCGGATTGGTTGGTGGTTTTCGATTCAGATAGTTTGGGCATGATGAGGTGGCTagagaagccgcccgatccatCAGCCGTGTAGGCCCAGGAACTGAAGACGAAGGTTGTGTCTTCAGGCACGTTGTTGACGTCGCTTGATCTGGCTATCGAATTCGCTGATGAACTTGCCGAATgccctacctggcgtgccagtagtcggtgtttaccgccaagcctgctcagggatacctttAGCAGTAGGGTTGTAGGTaaggatcgactgctctggaactcgatggtgcaaggaacacaaagatttagacaagttcgggccgcgagttgcgtaatacgctacgtcctgtgtggttgtttgtattgccttaggtgttgatgtgtttcgagggggtccctgcccacccttatatatccagggggatagggttactttaagagtcctagccgagtacagtgggaatcctactacaacacaatcgggcaGTTTCATTGTTCTAcggctagttctacacctattcgggtagttacaagagaggtaagatacatccatgagctatcgcttactctagaacattctatgcctataagcagtcccgctgccctgggtctgacagACACCACATTCATTGCTTCATTGCACGCCATAGCCTCCAAGACAGCAAGATCCCTCATTAAAAAACTCAAACAGGCTCCATGGAGAGGGCTCTCGATTCATGATATATCGAGGGCCATGTTTGTTACTTCTATGAAGGCAAAATAGGCATTTAGATCCCCCAACTTTGCCCCGAGAATCAAGTTCGTCCCTCAATCGAAAATTGTCCAATCTAGTTCCTTAGCTTCCATGTTTTTTATTTAAACTCATTATTATCCTGATGTGGCTAGCATGAGAGTAATGTGAAATGCTCTTTTACCATTGGTTTCTTCCCACCCTATAATTTACTTGGACCTGTGATTCTACGGTCAATGGAGTAACTTGGGACACCGGTTTTAGAACTTGAATTCTAGAATTCAAATTAGACAATCTAATTTTAAATTCTAGCACTTCGAGTAGTATAGCATGGATTAGTGTTTCTAAGCAATTGTAGGGTTGAAGAAGCCAAGGTAAAAAGGACTTTTTTGTATTAGTTTCACTCCAATGTGGGGAGCTACGCCAGCACATGGATGAGTTTgacatgaaaacaaaagttgAATGACTAGATTGGCCAATCACATAGATTAGGGACCAACTTGACCCTTGGGGCGAAATTGAAGGACAAGAATGCCTGTTTTGCGTTCTATGAACCAAAGGGGAACTAGCTTCACAAAGAGAAGAAAGTAACAAAAGGAGGAGGAAAAAGGTTCTAACAATGGGCGGTGCTCTGGTGATGTTGGGTTCGGGGTTCGAAGGTTATCTATATGCTGACAGGTTTAGAGGGAGCTCTATGTAGGCGGTCGGGCGGTGGTGGAAGCGGGAGGCGGGTGGTGAGGCAAGGCGGCGATGTCGCCGGCTAGGGCGGCGGAGGATATCCAGTAGGTGATGTTGGGGTGAAGGTGTTTGTCAGAGACGAAGAAGATATGAAAAGGGAGGacgagagggaagggaggagtgGGGTGGGATGAGAGCAGGGGCATCAGAGGTGACACCAGCGAGGGAAAGGTTGGCGGTTGGGGCGGAGGTGGGAGGAGAGGTGGATGGCTTGGAGGAGGGTAATTGAAATGGAAATGGGAGGGGGTGGCGGTCCTCGTTGGCGTCGGAGACAACGTCCGACGTTGGCGTGGCGGGCGTAGGAGGGTGGGGGGGCTGGCGTGCCAAGCACGAGTGAGAAGACCGAGCAAATGGGGGAGGATGAACTTTTCTTTTTACCAAAGGCAAGCAGATAAGGTGTGGGGAGAGCCCCCTCCACCTACATGGGTCCAAAAAGAAGTCAGTAGAATCATCTTAAATGGAAATATACAGCGGGATCAGACGTACGTCATATCAGCCATTCAGCCTAAAATGCAAATAAACCATAAACATATATATGAAGGGCACAAAATATAGGCTATCTATCAACTAACATTCAACAATATCATTGTCATTGTAGGTGCGTTCCACAACATCAGTAGGTTTGATATGCTGACTCCTTTTTATATATATACGTTGAGATAGAAAATAAAAGAAGCTTGCTGCTATGCCCTTCCTCACCTGCCTGAATGGAATGAATATCTCCTTCGTCTAGTCGAGAAGGGAAAAAGCCCGGCGGGGAACTGGACCGTGACTCTTCTAAACCACACTAAGTTAATAGATCGAACGAACTGTTGTGTTGCGAGCGAAAACCAAGAGTTGGGGCTTTTCTAGAGAGGGAAGAAGAGAAGTTGTGTGCTCCCTACAAAAGAAAGACCGGTATATGTTTATGTTGAGAAGAAATGCATTGTTTGATTTCCGAAGCAAGTAAAGGTGCGCAGCGAAAGGCATTTTCTAATCTATTGTATTCTTTTTCGAGAATGCCGCGTCTTTAATGCATTGTTTGATTTCCAAAGCAAGTAAAGGTGCGCAGCGAAAGGCATTTTCTAATCTATTGTATTCTTTTTCGAGAATGCCGCGTCTTTGATTACAGCAACAATAACATCACCAATACGAGCATATCGCTGATTACCAGCGGCTCaatcttttttttagaaaagattGAGCCGAATTTAAATAGATCTTGATACGATCATGAGACTTGACAAATCGACTCACATTTTTCAATCGAAAAGATGGGTTCCTTTTTCGTCTCGACAAAGAAAGAATCATCTTGAAAACGCTCCTAACCCCTTCGTAGGGCCGTGTAGTTTCGATTGGAATTGAACTTTTGTGTTAATTGAGGAATATGTCTATTTTTTCTGTGTCTAGGACGTCTGGTTCAAAATTCTATTGCTTCATCCGATCCAGGCAAATTGCCAAAGCAGAGCCTGTCCACTTGCTAGTCAGGAAAAAGAACCGCTCCGTTCCGTGGGCTCTTTCTGCTTTGACTTGTTCCTTTTATTGCTTCATGGCACATATTTCGCAGTAACAGCTAGCGACCAGATATTTTCTATTTGTTGCCTACTTGCTCAATTTGCAGAGATATCTATCTTAAACAACACTATCCCTGTTGCGTTGATTCAACTTAGTTCTATAGTTTACTTCACTGGTCGTTGTTCATGACCGAAGCATGCCAGTAATGACACGCAACTTCCATGTCATACAGGGATGAGCACACGGCCAGGGATGTCATGGAAATTCAGGACACCATATGCAATGTAGATCGACCATTCGTTGCGCCATCGCTTTTTCGGGCTCAGCGGGGTACAGCAACGCGGATATTGGCCGGCAATTTCCAAGCACTATTACTAGTATTGTTTATGCGCACGTCATCAATGCACACATCATCACTAAGCATCTTTACTTGACTTCAGTGACTTGACACGGTTTCTTCCTGTATTGGCTTCTCTCCTACTACTGCATTGATCTCCAGTTCTGACTCTTGTGCATATATACACCAGTGCACTGTCCTAGTGAACTCCCCCCAAAAGTGAATCAACTTTTCCATCGGGAAGAACGCAGCTTCGATTTGCATCTATCTTCTATCCAAAGAGCAGCCATGACGGTAAGTTTGGTTGTGGGCTGCTGTCTCTTGCTCTATCCCTGCCCAGCTAATTTGTTGCCGATTTGATGCAGAACTTCCTGAGAAGTTCTCATATTTGTTCTCATATGCTTCTGAAACTTGCAGATCGTGGAGATGCATGTGAACATCGACTGCGACGGCTGCGAGGGCAAGGTGAGGAGAGCCCTGGAAAGGCTTGAAGGTAATATACCACCAAATTTTCCAACCAAATCCACGGATCGACGACTACTACGATTCCTCAGCCTTGACAAGCGCACACATGATGATGCTCTCTTCTTTCCCTCCTCGATCAGGAGTGCACAGCGTGAGCATAGACAGGATGCACGGCAAGGTGACGGTGACGGGGTCGGTGAGCCAGAAGAAGGTGctccgggcggcgcggcgcacgggCAGGCTCGCCGTGCTCTGGCCGTCCGCCTACAACAACCCGGCGTACCACCAGGCCTACGCGCAGCCGCCGGCGGCCTACTACCAGTACCAGCACCACGCCAAGCCGCCCGCGCAGGCGCAGCACCACTACTACTACAGCAGCGTGCCGCGCGGCAGCAAGAACGTtaacggcggcgtcgcggcggtggccggcagtaagccggcggtggcgcagtACCCCCAGGCCAAGGCCAGCTCGTACAACTACCACGTGCACGGCTACTACGACTCCGAGCTCTACGGGAACTACCATGAGCAGCCGGACGTCGTGCCGGCCGCCGTGAGGAACTACTTCAGCGATGAGAACCCGAGCGCTTGCTCGATCATGTGATCGCGTGATCGCTAGGGTGTCTGAATCTGATTGATCGCCGGCCTCTGATGTAGTGCTGTGTCTGGGTGTGTGCTTCTTCTTGTATGTTTATTACAGAGTCTTTGCAATACTGTAAATTTGTTTGGAATGTATAGTAATGTAAATTTCAAAGGTCATgcggcattttttttttttggaagctTCATGCGGCATGTTTGACTTGCTCCCTGCAAGGGCAGCTAAGTGGGTGTGGGTTCAATGTCTCACATCAGTCCGTCACCACACCAGCTCTACTTTCTTTTCG
Proteins encoded:
- the LOC120668666 gene encoding heavy metal-associated isoprenylated plant protein 29-like yields the protein MTIVEMHVNIDCDGCEGKVRRALERLEGVHSVSIDRMHGKVTVTGSVSQKKVLRAARRTGRLAVLWPSAYNNPAYHQAYAQPPAAYYQYQHHAKPPAQAQHHYYYSSVPRGSKNVNGGVAAVAGSKPAVAQYPQAKASSYNYHVHGYYDSELYGNYHEQPDVVPAAVRNYFSDENPSACSIM